ATAAATAGAGGAGCAGTCAGTGGAGGCCGAGGGTGCAGGGCCGTTCTTGCAGCGGGTCGTGCCGTCGGTCAGGGGAAGCGGGAGGACAGAGGTGGGGATGGGGCAGTGGTGCAGAAGTGGCGTCGTGGGCGCGGGTGGGTGAGGGTCGTTGGTCTAACTGCGCGTGGTGCGGGTGAGGTTGTGGAGGCGTTGGAAGCAGGCGCGAGCTTCGAGGCGGACGTGTTCCCAGGCGCAGGCGCTGTGGTTGTGGGCGTGGAGGAAGTCGTGGATGTGCCTGAAGTATTTGGTGATGCTGAGCATCAGGTTGCGGGGCCCTTGGGCTTGGAAGAGCGTGCCGTTGGCTGTCAGGCattgctggagctgctggatgtGGTGCTGGAGGTTGTTGAGGAGGTGGTGGCGTGCCTGGTCGTCCCAGTGTtgtggggtgctggggctgctgaggGTGTCGAAGAGGTGCTGGAGGATGTGGAGGGCGGCGGCTGCGGCTTGCTGTGGGTGGCTGGTGTGGAGGAGGGTGTCGGGGAAGAAGGGCGCGTGCTGGTGGTGGCAGGGCTGTGTCGGGCTGGGAGCCACggcctggaggagctggaggctgtCCCAGGGGAAGGTGGCGTCGCGGGTCCGCAGGTGGTGGCAGGCGAGGGCGGTGGCGAGAGCcggcaggaggagcaggagcgCCGGGGCGGCGTGGGTCAGGCGGTGCTGTGGGGTTGCGGGCGCAGCCATGGCGGGGCTGTGGGTGGTGGTGGGCAGGAGCCTGGTCAGGCTTGTTGGGGGTGCGGGTGGGCGCTGTGCTTGGGGTGCTGCCGGGCGGCGGGCTTTATGTGGTGCGTCGGGTTTGCCTTCCTCGCTTTCTGATTGCAGCGAGTTTCCGGCTGTGGTTTTCAGTTTTGGCTGGTGGCTGTGGTGGTCTTGGGGAAGTGCGTTGGTGGGGTGGCCGTGCGTGGGGAGGGCGGTGGCGGTGCTTTGCTGGTGGCGTGTTGGGGGGAGGTTGAGTGTAGTGGTGGAGTGGGGGATGCGAAAGCGCTGGGGCAGAGCCCTTGGGGGCAGCTGCGGCGGGGAGGTGTGTTAGGGTTTCCCTGTTGCGTGCAGGGCGAGCTGTGGtgcctgttttctgcagctgaagtttCCCTTCCTGCCGCAGTGTCTTTTCCGCCTCTAATGCCCTGGTGTTGGTTGtggtctgttttcctttcacttgtGGCTCGCCTTTGCTTTCGTCTTagctgttcttttctgtttgtgttggGAAAGGTTGTGAAGTGATGTCACTTGGCAGCGCCTGGGGATCCCCGTCCTGGAGCGAGGGCCTTGGGGTGGCGGCGGCTTGCGAGGAGGCGGCTCTGGGTGTAGGCACTTGAGCATTGGATGTGTTCCTGGAtggagctgccccagctcctgtGTTTGAAGCTGCTGAGAatggggaaggaaggcaggaggaaaggcttgaggaaaaaggaagaggaaaaagggaagagttttgctgctgctgctgctgctgctgctgggttgGGTCCCTGGCTGTGGTGCCATGCGTGTGCCCGTGTAGCAGGGGTGGTGTTgtgttttctctgcctcctggcCTGAGGTGTCTGGAGAGGCCAGAAGACAGTGTGCCCCGTAAGCGAAGGGTCTTGCGTTTGGTCTGGCCTGAGGGCCTGCGCCCCTAGAGGAGGGGTGTCCAAGAGTCCTCCGGTGGTGGAGCTGAGCCAGCTGCTCCAGTTGTAGAGCTCtagtgggaggaggaggaggaggaggttgcaGTCGCTGAGGTTTTCGGGTCCGTTCTGACAGCAAGGATCGTGTTCTGCTGGTGTGAGAGCGGCTGCCGCGTGTGTTGTCAGAGGTTGTGGAGGAGGGGCAATGTGTgtggggtggtggtggcaggGCGGTGGCGGGCTGGGAGCGGTGGTCTTGTCAGGCAGCGTTGTGTTGGTGGGTGCTGTGCTTGGGGTGCTGGCACGTGCAGGATGATTTGGCGTACCTAGGTGCCGTCACTGCGGGAGGTCGGGTGATGCTGGAGGTCCGTGGGTGGACCTTGTCCGTGCTGCCCTAGAATAGTTGGTGCTGCAAGGTGTTTTCAAGCAGCGCAACGAGAGAGTTGTCGTGAACGATGCCTGAAGTGGCAAGAGTAGCCGAAGTCAGGCTAATCAAAGCGGTCTCTGCCGTGCCTCTCCTTCATGGAAAggtagaatggtttgggttgggagggacctttaaaggtcatctggtccagccccCCAGCAGTGAGGAgggccatcttcaactagatccggttgctcagagccccgtccaagcTGAcccttgaatgtttccagggatgaggcatctaCCGCCTCTCTGGGCAACGGTTTCCAGCGTTTCGCCGCCCTCGTggtaaaaaatgtcttccttgtgTCTAGCCTGAATCTAGCCTCTCgtagtttaaagccattagGCCTTGTGCTGCCGCTAGAGGCCCTATTGCAAAGCCTGTCCCCGTCTTTCCTATAAGCCCCGTTGAAGTCCTGAAAGGCCGCACAAAGGTCTCCGCGGAGCCTTCTCTTGTGCAGGCTGAACAAggccaactctctcagcctttcgTTAGAGGAGGGGTGTTCCATCCGTCTGATGGtgtttgtggccctcctctggacccgctccaagAGGTCGGTGCCTTccttgtactgaggactccagagccGATCACGAGTCGGTCTAAAGCGGGATGGAAGGTGGAAAACGTTGAGGAGAGAAGGGCCGAAGAGGTGATTCTGGTGAGGGTGGCTCAAGGCTGGCAGAGGTTTTGCAGAGAGGTTGTGGCAAGCGCCTCCTCGGGGAGGTGCGACAGAGAAGAGTGGGCACGGGATCTGCAGGGCCCTGTCTGGAGCAGGGCTTGGAGTAGGTGTTGAGTGGAGGTGGCTCCCCCCCACTCCACAGGCTCGTTCCTGTGGTGCTGAGAGGAGAGGCAGTGGCAAGGTTTTTGCAACAggtctttattttctgtcaaataaATAGGTGAATAAATAGATAAGAACCATTGTCAACATTAATAGAGTAGGTGCGATAAATAGAGGAGCAGTCAGTGGAGGCCGAGGGTGCAGGGCCGTTCTTGCAGCGGGTCGTGCCGTCGGTCAGGGGAAGCGGGAGGACAGAGGTGGGGATGGGGCAGTGGTGCAGAAGTGGCGTCGTGGGCGCGGGTGGGTGAGGGTCGTTGGTCTAACTGCGCGTGGTGCGGGTGAGGTTGTGGAGGCGTTGGAAGCAGGCGCGAGCTTCGAGGCGGACGTGTTCCCAGGCGCAGGCGCTGTGGTTGTGGGCGTGGAGGAAGTCGTGGATGTGCCTGAAGTATTTGGTGATGCTGAGCATCAGGTTGCGGGGCCCTTGGGCTTGGAAGAGCGTGCCGTTGGCTGTCAGGCattgctggagctgctggatgtGGTGCTGGAGGTTGTTGAGGAGGTGGTGGCGTGCCTGGTCGTCCCAGTGTtgtggggtgctggggctgctgaggGTGTCGAAGAGGTGCTGGAGGATGTGGAGGGCGGCGGCTGCGGCTTGCTGTGGGTGGCTGGTGTGGAGGAGGGTGTCGGGGAAGAAGGGCGCGTGCTGGTGGTGGCAGGGCTGTGTCGGGCTGGGAGCCACggcctggaggagctggaggctgtCCCAGGGGAAGGTGGCGTCGCGGGTCCGCAGGTGGTGGCAGGCGAGGGCGGTGGCGAGAGCcggcaggaggagcaggagcgCCGGGGCGGCGTGGGTCAGGCGGTGCTGTGGGGTTGCGGGCGCAGCCATGGCGGGGCTGTGGGTGGTGGTGGGCAGGAGCCTGGTCAGGCTTGTTGGGGGTGCGGGTGGGCGCTGTGCTTGGGGTGCTGCCGGGCAGCGGGCTTTATGTGGTGCGTCGGGTTTGCCTTCCTCGCTTTCTGATTGCAGCGAGTTTCCGGCTGTGGTTTTCAGTTTTGGCTGGTGGCTGTGGTGGTCTTGGGGAAGTGCGTTGGTGGGGTGGCCGTGCGTGGGGAGGGCGGTGGCGGTGCTTTGCTGGTGGCGTGTTGGGGGGAGGTTGAGTGTAGTGGTGGAGTGGGGGATGCGAAAGCGCTGGGGCAGAGCCCTTGGGGGCAGCTGCGGCGGGGAGGTGTGTTAGGGTTTCCCTGTTGCGTGCAGGGCGAGCTGTGGtgcctgttttctgcagctgaagtttCCCTTCCTGCCGCAGTGTCTTTTCCGCCTCTAATGCCCTGGTGTTGGTTGtggtctgttttcctttcacttgtGGCTCGCCTTTGCTTTCGTCTTagctgttcttttctgttcGTGTTGGGAAAGGTTGTGAAGTGATGTCACTTGGCAGCGCCTGGGGATCCCCGTCCTGGAGCGAGGGCCTTGGGGTGGCGGCGGCTTGCGAGGAGGCGGCTCTGGGTGTAGGCACTTGAGCATTGGATGTGTTCCTGGAtggagctgccccagctcctgtGTTTGAAGCTGCTGAGAatggggaaggaaggcaggaggaaaggcttgaggaaaaaggaagaggaaaaagggaagagttttgctgctgctgctgctgctgctgctgctgggttgGGTCCCTGGCTGTGGTGCCATGCGTGTGCCCGTGTAGCAGGGGTGGTGTTgtgttttctctgcctcctggcCTGAGGTGTCTGGAGAGGCCAGAAGACAGTGTGCCCCGTAAGCGAAGGGTCTTGCGTTTGGTCTGGCCTGAGGGCCTGCGCCCCTAGAGGAGGGGTGTCCAAGAGTCCTCCGGTGGTGGAGCTGAGCCAGCTGCTCCAGTTGTAGAGCTCtagtgggaggaggaggaggaggaggttgcaGTCGCTGAGGTTTTCGGGTCCGTTCTGACAGCAAGGATCGTGTTCTGCTGGTGTGAGAGCGGCTGCCGCGTGTGTTGTCAGAGGTTGTGGAGGAGGGGCAATGTGTgtggggtggtggtggcaggGCGGTGGCGGGCTGGGAGCGGTGGTCTTGTCAGGCAGCGTTGTGTTGGTGGGTGCTGTGCTTGGGGTGCTGGCACGTGCAGGATGATTTGGCGTACCTAGGTGCCGTCACTGCGGGAGGTCGGGTGATGCTGGAGGTCCGTGGGTGGACCTTGTCCGTGCTGCCCTAGAATAGTTGGTGCTGCAAGGTGTTTTCAAGCAGCGCAACGAGAGAGTTGTCGTGAACGATGCCTGAAGTGGCAAGAGTAGCCGAAGTCAGGCTAATCAAAGCGGTCTCCGCCGTGCCTCTCCTTCATGGAAAggtagaatggtttgggttgggagggacctttaaaggtcatctggtccagccccCCAGCAGTGAGGAgggccatcttcaactagatccggttgctcagagccccgtccaagcTGAcccttgaatgtttccagggatgaggcatctaCCGCCTCTCTGGGCAACGGTTTCCAGCGTTTCGCCACCCTCGTggtaaaaaatgtcttccttgtgTCTAGCCTGAATCTAGCCTCTCgtagtttaaagccattagGCCTTGTGCTGCCGCTAGAGGCCCTATTGCAAAGCCTGTCCCCGTCTTTCCTATAAGCCCCGTTGAAGTCCTGAAAGGCCGCACAAAGGTCTCCGCGGAGCCTTCTCTTGTGCAGGCTGAACAAggccaactctctcagcctttcgTTAGAGGAGGGGTGTTCCATCCGTCTGATGGtgtttgtggccctcctctggacccgctccaagAGGTCGGTGCCTTccttgtactgaggactccagagccGATCACGAGTCGGTCTAAAGCGGGATGGAAGGTGGAAAACGTTGAGGAGAGAAGGGCCGAAGAGGTGATTCTGGTGAGGGTGGCTCAAGGCTGGCAGAGGTTTTGCAGAGAGGTTGTGGCAAGCGCCGCCTCGGGGAGGTGCGACAGAGAAGAGTGGGCACGGGATCTGCAGGGCCCTGTTTGGAGCAGGGCTTGGAGTAGGTGTTGAGTGGAGGTGGCTCCCCCCCACTCCACAGGCTCGTTCCTGTGGTGCTGAGAGGAGAGGCAGTGGCAAGGTTTTTGCAACAggtctttattttctgtcaaataaATAGGTGAATAAATAGATAAGAACCATTGTCAACATTAATAGAGTAGGTGCGATAAATAGAGGAGCAGTCAGTGGAGGCCGAGGGTGCAGGGCCGTTCTTGCAGCGGGTCGTGCCGTCGGTCAGGGGAAGCGGGAGGACAGAGGTGGGGATGGGGCAGTGGTGCAGAAGTGGCGTCGTGGGCGCGGGTGGGTGAGGGTCGTTGGTCTAACTGCGCGTGGTGCGGGTGAGGTTGTGGAGGCGTTGGAAGCAGGCGCGAGCTTCGAGGCGGACGTGTTCCCAGGCGCAGGCGCTGTGGTTGTGGGCGTGGAGGAAGTCGTGGATGTGCCTGAAGTATTTGGTGATGCTGAGCATCAGGTTGCGGGGCCCTTGGGCTTGGAAGAGCGTGCCGTTGGCTGTCAGGCattgctggagctgctggatgtGGTGCTGGAGGTTGTTGAGGAGGTGGTGGCGTGCCTGGTCGTCCCAGTGTtgtggggtgctggggctgctgaggGTGTCGAAGAGGTGCTGGAGGATGTGGAGGGCGGCGGCTGCGGCTTGCTGTGGGTGGCTGGTGTGGAGGAGGGTGTCGGGGAAGAAGGGCGCGTGCTGGTGGTGGCAGGGCTGTGTCGGGCTGGGAGCCACggcctggaggagctggaggctgtCCCAGGGGAAGGTGGCGTCGCGGGTCCGCAGGTGGTGGCAGGCGAGGGCGGTGGCGAGAGCcggcaggaggagcaggagcgCCGGGGCGGCGTGGGTCAGGCGGTGCTGTGGGGTTGCGGGCGCAGCCATGGCGGGGCTGTGGGTGGTGGTGGGCAGGAGCCTGGTCAGGCTTGTTGGGGGTGCGGGTGGGCGCTGTGCTTGGGGTGCTGCCGGGCGGCGGGCTTTATGTGGTGCGTCGGGTTTGCCTTCCTCGCTTTCTGATTGCAGCGAGTTTCCGGCTGTGGTTTTCAGTTTTGGCTGGTGGCTGTGGTGGTCTTGGGGAAGTGCGTTGGTGGGGTGGCCGTGCGTGGGGAGGGCGGTGGCGGTGCTTTGCTGGTGGCGTTTTAGGAGAAGGCGGTTTGCGGGAGGTTGCCTGTATTGTTGGAGTAGTGGATGTGAATGCGTAGCGTTGCTGACACATGGGGCAGTTCTACTCctgatgtgggttttttgtggtttctgctttccctcctgGGCTAGCTGTCCTGCCTTTTGTGTTCCGCTGAATTTCCCATCCTGCCCAAGTCTCTTCTCTTTATGTAATACTCCAGTATTGGTTGTGGgattttttactttcagtatGTTTgtgatgtttgttttaatatgaatacataatttctttttacgTTTTTGGAGATTTGTAAACTAATGTATTTCTCAAGGATCTCAGGAGCTGCGTAAGTTGAGATGTCCATTTAGTAGGTGGCTCTGGGTGTAAGCGCTTGAGGTCTGAATGTTTGCTGATGAAACTTTTATAATCTCTTTGCTTCCCTTTCCTTGTTTTGAACCTCTTTGTGATGGGGGATAAGAAGTGTATTCTAAGTTGTTGCTTATTGAACAATGAAGGTGATGCAgccagaagtattttttttataggaTGATTTTTGCTATTTGTGCCGGTTGAAGAATTTTTCGTGACCACTATCTCATTGTCCTGCGCGGCGGAAGAAGTCCTCTACAAACAATTCCGTTTTTCGAATTAGCAGTGTTTGCCTGGTGAAATGCATGTGTCTTATGTTATGCCCTCATTCTACTGGAACTTCTCAGtttctctgtggttttattttaccACTGTTCATgcctcatttctttccttttttaaaattctttttcaatGGTATATTTTGGTCTGGAGGTTCCGAGTGCAATCTGGTGCTGAGGATAGGTGGTGTCGGCGGAGGTTGCTGATGGCCTTGTCCAGTGATGCTTTTGGATCTGTCTCCAGGAATGGACatcccacaacctctctgatCCCTCTTGTGGTGGTGTGTCACCTTCATAGTACAGATGATAATAACGTGTTTATTCTTTCATGTTTGAATTTCCTGTGTTGCAGCTTGTGTTGTTAcctctccttctctgtttttatgTCTGAGGAGGGTTTGCTTTCTTCAGCCACCTCAGAGAAGAGAGAGCCAATGAGGTTCCCCCTGCCTGGCATAACAGGGTATTTCTGATTAGAAGGAACATCAGAGGGACTGTAGTACAAGCTGGAAGATGCATCTTGAGGGGTCCTGCTGTGTACCTGAATATATTTGGTCCCACTTCTTGtctccctctgcagcagcatgggAGGCGTCCATTTGCGTTTGCACAGAGCAGTGTCCTTGTAGTGATGTGCTGGTGCAGGTGGTGTGACTAAGCGTGGAGAACAACGTCTTTGTCCCATGCGGGAGGAGGCCAGAGCTGCTGAACTTTTGTGTTGTGTTGCTCGGGCTTACCTGGGGAGGGCAAAGCACCTGGGGCAGATATTTTTGGGATGGTGGTTGAAGGGTGAAGGagcagctggtgctggtggTGCATGGGCAGTTTCCTTCATTGGGAATGCTGTGCTGTTCTGTGCTAGTAGTTTTGGACCATGTTGGGTGGTGGTGTTTGGGGGATGtatctttttgtttgctgaGGATGTGTTGGGGTGAAGAAGGCCTAGGCCAATGTGCTCTGTGTAGTGAGGGAGGTCCCTGTGGCCACTGGTGTGCGAGCCCTGGGCCAGTTGTGGTGGTTGTAGGAGAGCAATGAGCAGTCCTGGGTATGTCCTGTGTTTTTTGTGACTTTTTGGTGTttccttgggggggggggggggggttggtaGCACTGGGGTGCTGTTCCTTGTCCAAATCTCCACAGGCCTTGGTGGGTCCCCTCCTTGAGGTGCACCTTGTCCGTGCCACCCTGCTTGGTCCCAGCAGTGCTGTGGTATTGCTGAGTGGTTGTTTGTGATGGGGTGGTGTTTTGGAGGTGGCTTTCATGTCTTGGCAGTGGGAGAAGGTTGGGAAGGGACAGGGTGGGTGGTGGGAAAGGAGGAGCGTGCAGGACAGGCATCGTGTGGTCTGGGCAAGTGCGTGCTCCAAGGGTCCGGCATCGGCAGGAGATGCCTGTGGGCTTGGAGGACCATGATGGGTCCCTGAGAGTGGCCCGCTGTCCGGAGCCTTCGACCGGGGCAGGAGGCATCAGTGGgacaggctgcaggagggaggctcatccctgcctgcctgcagagaCCCTGTCTTTGCCTGTCAGGTATATGCACGATGatcacctcttttcttttttcctcttttttgtttttgcaacaAGTCTTTATTTCCAGCAAGCAAATAAAgagatagataaataaataaataaataaatgaccagctaaataaataaataaataaataaatagagttTTGTGAGAAATAGTCCTTGGCGTGAGAGTCCCGCAGTGTCCATGGGGACGTTCCCCCCCGTCAGGGGAGGTCGCAGTCTGGACAGGCTAGATGACAAAGCAGGTATTAAATACCACCCCTCTCCCCATCGCCTCGCAGCTGTCCATGAGCGTGCAGCACAGcaatttcctcctccttcctttccaggGAAGGTGTGGCTGCGGTGCAGGTGTCTGGGCTTTGCCACAGCCTGGCCCCGGCCTCGCCGTAGTAATGCCCACTTCCTGTCAGCACAGGGTCCTGGCTGGAAGAGTTGTGAGCAGTGCTGAGCAATCCcagccggggctgctgctgcctcagctCAATCTGTGGCCGCTGGCGTTGGGTGGGGATGGGCGTTGGGCACGGGTGGGTTTGGTGGCAGGCAGGAGCGGCTCAGTTCTTCATTCGCCGTATGAGTGTGTCCACGTGTTGGAAGCAGACGAGAGCTTCGAGGCGAACGTGTTCCCAGGCGCAGGCGCTGTGGTTGTGGGCGTGGAGGAAGTCGTGGATGTGCCTGAAGTATTTGGTGATGCTGAGCATCAGGTTGCGGGGCCCTTGCCTTTTGAAGAGCATGCCGTTGGCTGTCAGGCATTGCTCCAGGTGGTGGATGTGGTGCTGGAGGTTGTTGAGGAGGTGGTGGCGTGCCTGGTCGTCCCAGTGTtgtggggtgctggggctgctgaggGTGTCGAAGAGGTGCTGGAGGATGTGGAGGGCGGCGGCTGCGGCTTGCTGTGGGTGGCTGGTGTGGAGGAGGGTGTCGGGGAAGAAGGGCGCGTGCTGGTGGTGGCAGGGCTGTGTCGGGCTGGGAGCCACggcctggaggagctggaggctgtCCCAGGGGAAGGTGGCGTCGCGGGTCCGCAGGTGGTGGCAGGCGAGGGCGGTGGCGAGAGCcggcaggaggagcaggagcgCCGGGGCGGCGTGGGTCAGGCGGTGCTGTGGGGTTGCGGGCGCAGCCATGGCGGGGCTGTGGGTGGTGGTGGGCAGGAGCCTGGTCAGGCTTGTTGGGGGTGCGGGTGGGCGCTGTGCTTGGGGTGCTGCCGGGCGGCGGGCTTTATGTGGTGCGGTGGGTTTcctttcatcatcatcatctagaCAGAATTTCcctgtttccattttcatttttgctttccgTTTACTTTCTCCTGAGAGCTTTTGTTGTGCTTGTCAAAGTGTAAGCAGGAGGATACCCTGCCCTTGGAAGGGGAGATGGTTCTTTCGCAGGGCTGCTGTCAGGGTATGGGGGGGAGCCCAGCTCCTGTGCTGCCATGGTTCAGCAGGGGATGTGTAAGCATGGTGGCAGAAACTTTTggggcagctgtgctggggatGCATTTCAGGGTTTCCTTTTcgtctgttttttaaattgtctttcttgggttttgttttgaattttctctgcCTATCTGCCTACCAACatctatttttcttatttcatgcTCTCATATTATTTCTGTATGAGTTAATGCATGTGTTCCTTTATTTCTtattgacaaatattttttcagtcttttttttttttccttttttcttttcctttctctattgcatctgcagcttttctggTGGATGagtttttcctgtctttgcaaATATCTTGCAGAATATTTTGGGGGCCATCTGTCATGCCCTgacccccaccccccatcccGCCCCGAGTTATTTGTCCTCAGTGCGTtgatattcagaaataaatgcataaatgttGTGAAGGATTTTTCATCAACTATTCATGCAATGATTGTGATTTCTagattttgggggttttattgtgttttgaatttgttgTAAAAATTAGGCAATATTAGATGtttgggaggcaggagagggtgggaatatttttctttgacatgCTGGTTCACTTACATTGAGAAAGCGAAAGTGGGCAGAGTCCCAAGTGCAAGTCGTCACTGCTTCCTGGGAGGCATCCAGCAGTGAGAGGTACTGGTGGCTGCTGATACAGCGAAAATGAGGGTTTCTCCTGAGGTTTGGGGGGcgtgttcttttttaatttaactcaGTTAATTAACGTGTACGTTGATGCTGTAAATTctcactgtgggttttttggtggtcgtttttttgtgtgtgtgtgtattacaTTGGGATATACTATCTTTTCTGTTAGTCTGTTACAGGCTGCCTGTGTAGCAGAGATGTTACAAATGCCTTCGCTGGTGTGTATGGTACCTAGCGAGCTGCTTGGTGGAGCTTAAATCTATTACATCAAATCCCTTATCATTTAGCAGTCCTTTTCTGTCTCACTTTTTGAGTCTATTCCTGATATTTCAGTTTCGACTTTAGGCACCTTCTCCTGCATGCCTTCTGTAGGTCAGGAAGTACCTGTGTTGCTTGAAGAGCAGAATATCTCTTCTGATGTTTTCCTAGGGGTGGACATGAAGTGCAAAGATAACTGCCTTGCACTCATattttctaatgatttttttgttttgaatgtgtATGCACAGGTGTGTGGGGTAGGGATATGGAGTGCTGATGTGGTTTTCCCCCACCTGAGAGGCAGTGGGAATAATTGCAATCCTTAGACCTTGTTCTCGTGCAGATTTGGTTATATTTCATCCAGTTTATATAGGGGAAAATGCTAGTGTGTcagtttgtcgtggtttaagcccagccagccacaaagcaccacgcagccgctcgctcactcctcccccacagcgggatgggaaggagaaaatacaacaaaaagctcatgggtcgagacaaggacagggagggatcactcaccacttatggtcacagggaaaacagactcCATTTTGggtaaaaataaaccaatttaatttgttaacaactgaatcagagtaggatgatgagaaatagaaccgtatcttaaaaacacaccttccccctgccccttccttcttcccggcttcagctttgctcccgattcctctaccttcTCTCCCCGAGcggcagggggacggggaatgggggttgcggtccGTTCATCAcacactgtttctgctgctccttcctcctcggggggaggactcctcacaatcttcccctgctccagcgtggggtccctcccatggcagtcagccctccatgagtttctccagctcaagtcctttccacgcactgcagtcctctgtaaactgctccagcgtgggctttcccacggagtcacggccttctccgggcccagccacctgctccggcgtggggtcctccacaggctgcaggggaatctctgctccgccgttaacctccatgggctgcagggggacagcctgccctctcaccacgggctgcaggggaatctctgctcccccgcacctcctccctctccttcttcgCTGATGTCGttgtgtgcatggttgtttctctcacatcccactcctttcttcactgtagctcctcttcttcttctcccatcttcttcttcttcctcccctcctctttttttactgtagctcttcttcttcttcctcctcctccatcttacaCTCTCCCTCAGGagtctttttcctcttcttaagTATGCTATCATAGAAatgctaccaccattgctgatgggcttggccttggccagtggcaggtccgggttggagccagggaagcttctagcagcttctcacaggagccacccctgtagcccctcccctgctacacaaacccaacataCAGTTCCAGTTGATATCCAGCGAATCCTGTTCAGATCTCTTCTCCAAATCTGCTTTTTGTGGCATTTTCCTGGGAAGGAGACGGGAGGGCTGCTTTTGAGTAACCTGCAAAgactttgtcctggtttcggctgggacagagttaactttctttttagtagctggtacagtgctgtgttttggatttggtgtgagaatgatgttgata
The nucleotide sequence above comes from Gymnogyps californianus isolate 813 chromosome Z, ASM1813914v2, whole genome shotgun sequence. Encoded proteins:
- the LOC127027303 gene encoding interferon-like, producing the protein MAAPATPQHRLTHAAPALLLLLPALATALACHHLRTRDATFPWDSLQLLQAVAPSPTQPCHHQHAPFFPDTLLHTSHPQQAAAAALHILQHLFDTLSSPSTPQHWDDQARHHLLNNLQHHIQQLQQCLTANGTLFQAQGPRNLMLSITKYFRHIHDFLHAHNHSACAWEHVRLEARACFQRLHNLTRTTRS
- the LOC127027306 gene encoding interferon-like; the encoded protein is MAAPATPQHRLTHAAPALLLLLPALATALACHHLRTRDATFPWDSLQLLQAVAPSPTQPCHHQHAPFFPDTLLHTSHPQQAAAAALHILQHLFDTLSSPSTPQHWDDQARHHLLNNLQHHIHHLEQCLTANGMLFKRQGPRNLMLSITKYFRHIHDFLHAHNHSACAWEHVRLEALVCFQHVDTLIRRMKN